In one window of Euwallacea similis isolate ESF13 chromosome 4, ESF131.1, whole genome shotgun sequence DNA:
- the LOC136408589 gene encoding SAP30-binding protein, with protein sequence MSTSALASLTATYTDSEGEEDEKSQENDAVTSLKDSQSPQDTNSASTTSSRVGSPPSNPVTVTTRLAKLVSYHDDTVVSDEGEGDDEIPQRLIFIHDSDDKEQEALHNVDDLDNLIPPEPQGACSAELQDKITKLYEKMQTQQVDMNAVIQKRKDFRNPSIYEKLIQFCGLNELGTNYPPSIYDPLKYSKESFYEELAKVQRTEMDKREKERKNKIEAAVSLKKLEEDNKNKRKSKWDMPGGGAVKVNQPGLVAPPTLTSSATGTKTTVISAFGSLPKKPKL encoded by the exons ATGTCGACATCAGCTCTCGCCTCTCTCACCGCTACCTACACAGATTCAGAAGGTGAAGAAGACGAAAAATCTCAAGAAAACGATGCTGTAACTTCCCTCAAAGACTCTCAGTCTCCCCAAGACACAAACTCAGCAAGTACTACCTCATCGAGAGTGGGCAGTCCACCCAGCAACCCAGTTACAGTCACCACGAGGCTTGCCAAACTTGTTTCTTACCATGATGACACTGTTGTATCTGATGAGGGTGAGGGTGATGATGAAATTCCGCAGCGGCTGATTTTTATCCATGATAGTGACGATAAAGAGCAAGAAGCACTCCATAAT GTTGATGACCTTGATAATTTGATCCCACCTGAGCCCCAAGGGGCATGCTCTGCAGAATTACAagataaaataacaaaactttatgaaaaaatgcaaactcAACAAGTTGATATGAACGCTGTTATACAGAAAAGAAAAGACTTTAGAAATCCCAGTatctatgaaaaattaatacaattttgtgGACTAAATGAGCTGGGCACAAATTATCCCCCAAGCATATATGATCCTTTAAAATACTCCAAAGAATCTTTCTATGAAGAACTGGCCAAGGTTCAAAGAACTGAAATGGATAAAAGGGAAAAGgagaggaaaaataaaattgaggCAGCTGTGAGCTTGAAGAAACTGGAGGAAGATAACAAGAACAAGAGGAAGAGCAAATGGGACATGCCTGGTGGAGGGGCTGTTAAGGTTAATCAGCCAGGTCTTGTAGCGCCACCCACACTTACAAGCTCAGCCACTGGAACTAAGACCACTGTAATTTCAGCTTTTGGTTCATTACCCAAGAAGCCAAAGCTATGA
- the Cpsf73 gene encoding cleavage and polyadenylation specificity factor 73: MSNKRKADSQVPAEESDQLTIRPLGAGQEVGRSCIMIEYKGKKIMLDCGIHPGLSGMDALPFVDLIEADEVDLLLVSHFHLDHSGALPWFLIKTSFKGRCFMTHATKAIYRWLLSDYIKVSNIATEQMLYTEADLEASMDKIETINFHEEKDILGVKFWAYNAGHVLGAAMFMIEIAGVKILYTGDFSRQEDRHLMAAEIPTVRPDVLITESTYGTHIHENREDRENRFTSLVHDILNRGGRCLIPVFALGRAQELLLILDEYWSQHSELHDIPIYYASSLAKKCMAVYQTYINAMNDKIKRQIAINNPFIFKHISNLKGIDHFEDIGPCVIMASPGMMQSGLSRELFESWCTDSKNGVIIAGYCVEGTLAKTILSEPEEIPTMTGQKLPLKMSVDYISFSAHTDYQQTSEFIKILKPPHVVLVHGEQNEMSRLKAALQREFEEDQNTSIQLHNPRNTHTVELYFRGEKTAKVMGSLAVEEPKPGKVIQGVLVKRNFNYHILTADDLSKYTDLSLSEITQRQSLSYSGNPGVLKHMLAQVCGLMETLEGDRKMRAFNSVDITIEPKMVTLEWVANPVNDMYADAVVAAILQADLLENPSKNMSTSVKVDRMHFKECLIEMLQDMFGEDSVPKIFKGEKLYVSVNDKRADIDLANLEVRCPNDETFEQIVQTAVSKLYQSLAPPQVDS; the protein is encoded by the exons ATGTCCAATAAACGAAAAGCTGACTCCCAAGTTCCTGCTGAAGAAAGTGACCAACTAACCATAAGACCTTT AGGTGCTGGACAGGAAGTTGGGAGATCTTGCATCATGATTGAATataaaggcaaaaaaataatg CTTGACTGTGGCATACACCCAGGGCTCTCTGGAATGGATGCTCTTCCATTTGTAGACCTCATTGAAGCTGATGAAGTAGATTTATTGTTGGTTTCCCA TTTTCACTTAGACCATTCAGGTGCTTTACCctggtttttaataaaaaccagtTTCAAAGGCCGTTGCTTTATGACTCATGCCACTAAAGCCATTTACAGATGGCTGCTCTCTGATTACATTAAAGTcag TAATATTGCCACAGAGCAGATGCTCTATACTGAAGCTGATCTAGAAGCAAGTATGGATAAGATTGAAACCATAAACTTCCATGAAGAAAAAGATATATTGGGTGTGAAATTTTGGGCTTATAATGCAGGGCACGTTTTGGGGGCTGCTATGTTTATGATTGAAATTGCAGGGGTTAAA attttatacACTGGAGATTTCTCAAGGCAAGAAGACAGGCATCTTATGGCAGCAGAAATTCCCACAGTAAGACCTGATGTGTTAATAACT GAATCTACTTATGGCACTCACATTCATGAAAATCGAGAAGATAGGGAAAATCGGTTTACCTCTTTGGTACatgatattttgaatagaGGGGGACGTTGTCTTATCCCAGTATTTGCATTAGGCAGAGCCCAAGAGCTGCTGCTTATCTTAG ATGAGTATTGGAGCCAACACTCAGAATTGCATGATATTCCAATCTACTACGCGTCGTCATTGGCTAAGAAATGCATGGCCGTTTATCAAACTTACATCAACGCCATGAATGACAAAATCAAACGGCAGATTGCCATTAACAACCCATTTATCTTCAAACACATTTCCAacttaaaa GGAATTGACCACTTTGAAGACATCGGTCCTTGCGTTATTATGGCCTCCCCTGGTATGATGCAAAGCGGCCTTTCTAGGGAACTTTTCGAATCATGGTGCACTGACTCGAAAAACGGAGTGATAATCGCTG GCTATTGCGTGGAAGGCACGTTGGCCAAAACCATTCTTTCGGAACCAGAGGAAATCCCCACCATGACAGGCCAAAAATTACCCTTAAAAATGTCAGTTGATTACATCTCATTTTCTGCCCATACTGATTACCAACAGACAAGTGAATTTATCAAGATTTTAAAGCCGCCACACGTCGTCCTCGTTCATGGAGAACAAAACGAGATGTCAAGGCTGAAAGCGGCACTCCAGCGTGAGTTTGAGGAAGATCAAAATACTTCGATTCAGCTACACAATCCCAGGAACACTCACACTGTGGAGCTGTACTTTAGAGGGGAAAAAACTGCGAAGGTAATGGGGTCTTTGGCAGTAGAAGAACCAAAACCTGGCAAGGTTATACAAGGAGTTCTAGTTAAGAGGAACTTCAATTACCACATTCTTACTGCCGATGATTTGTCAA AATATACCGACTTGAGTCTGAGCGAAATAACTCAAAGGCAAAGCTTGTCCTATAGTGGCAACCCTGGAGTTTTAAAGCATATGCTGGCGCAAGTATGCGGGTTAATGGAGACATTAGAAGGGGACCGAAAGATGAGAGCTTTTAATTCTGTGGATATAACTATAGAGCCTAAAATGGTCACCTTAGAg TGGGTGGCCAATCCCGTGAACGACATGTACGCAGACGCCGTTGTGGCTGCCATATTGCAAGCAGACCTCTTGGAAAACCCCTCAAAAAACATGTCAACCAGTGTTAAAGTCGACAGAATGCATTTTAAG GAATGTCTAATAGAAATGCTACAAGATATGTTTGGCGAAGATTCAGTGCCTAAAATCTTTAAAGGGGAGAAACTTTATGTGAGTGTAAACGACAAAAGAGCGGATATAGATCTTGCTAATTTG GAAGTTCGCTGCCCAAATGATGAAACATTCGAGCAGATTGTGCAGACTGCAGTGTCGAAATTGTATCAGAGCTTAGCCCCTCCTCAAGTTGACAGTTAG
- the Polr1E gene encoding DNA-directed RNA polymerase I subunit RPA49, whose protein sequence is MPKADVEENNPVLIQFQNGKIQLDQEKSLKSVCFIDQTSKQKIIGITNDDMVYSGPVTNYNTFLVVQNDNSKKVQLIQLDTSTITPLLQENTVAPLKSKESIVNLRKQFGSQKVKRAIEQQERLTMNIENVKEYLETTVADISVPDLPQLNGEESLYRPKINRDATVKEDVYNLNDLVPKGVLDTLEERVSEILENDDFADYELVLTVAKSMSQLRSSTLPERSVVDKCKTLLYVNYLVKFMNTPLKNMTKKFVACDCSADVDKHIKQNYMVNRMRSISMKDKGLCYIIVLLMLAMDFQLDLEMIAKDMKVGVKKMMEFARNLGFSPSAKEKGGIVLRIPVPPPVMPNLKRKRNV, encoded by the exons ATGCCGAAAGCAGATGTAGAAGAGAATAATCCAGTTTTGA TTCAATTCCAAAATGGGAAAATTCAATTGGACCAGGAAAAATCCCTAAAATCAGTTTGTTTCATTGACCAAACATCGAAGCAAAAGATTATAGGCATAACCAATGATGATATGGTCTACAGTGGTCCTGTAACAAACTACAACACATTTCTTGTAGTGCAAAATGACAATTCGAAAAAg GTGCAATTAATTCAATTGGATACCAGCACTATCACACCATTGTTACAAGAAAATACTGTTGCACCTTTAAAATCTAAAGAGTCTATTGTGAATTTAAGAAAGCAATTTGGCTCTCAAAAGGTTAAGAGAGCCATTGAGCAACAAGAGCGATTAACTATGAATATTGAGAATGTGAAGGAGTATTTGGAGACAACTGTTGCAG ataTTAGTGTGCCAGATCTTCCTCAGCTTAATGGAGAGGAGAGTTTGTATAGACCTAAAATAAATAGAGATGCCACTGTAAAAGAGGATGTTTATAATTTGAATGATTTGGTTCCTAAGGGAGTTTTGGATACTTTAGAAGAGAGAGTATCTGAAATCCTAGAAAATGACGATTTTGCTGACTATGA GCTAGTATTGACAGTGGCCAAAAGTATGTCCCAACTTCGATCATCTACTCTACCTGAACGTAGTGTTGTAGATAAGTGCAAAACCCTCCTGTATGTCAATTATTTggtgaaatttatgaatacccccttaaaaaatatgaccaaaaaaTTTGTTGCCTGCGACTGCTCTGCAGATGTTGACAAGCACATAAAGCAAAATTACATGGTTAACAG GATGCGGTCAATAAGTATGAAAGACAAGGGTTTGTGTTATATAATTGTGCTACTCATGCTAGCAATGGACTTCCAATTGGATCTTGAAATGATTGCTAAAGACATGAAAGTGGGAGTTAAGAAAATGATGGAATTTGCCAGGAATTTGGGCTTTAGCCCATCAGCTAAAGAAAAGGGGGGGATTGTGCTTAGGATACCGGTTCCGCCGCCGGTAATGCCTAATTTGAAGAGGAAGAGAAACGTCTAG
- the mRpL39 gene encoding large ribosomal subunit protein mL39: MALNISSSIKNKFLRPTQKTTNYIRLRFFSNGSEEYQRQNDIFISEQKRQRDTVGRIEKIDIQYEGPLENSNLVMNKNISTPFDCAKHLRDKVRNRSVVALINRTSIWHMHKPLPESCMLDFLHYQNPNPSIVNKVFWRTCSFLLGAVASNAFKSNVELNLHSFPSPNVKSGSFVYDIQLALDNWEPTKSELKVLSIEFIKFCQNEYPIECLDVEKDIALEIFKNNPHKTEQIPDIAAHNGEKVTLFKVGPHIDISRGPMLPNTNHVGRVTVSNVIKLDTDIKGTPVYRFQGVALPRDIMLNHYAYSLIEDRAKILNSGRIPGSHGTLNEDNSFVAHISQ, from the exons atggCTCTGAATATTAGTTCCtccatcaaaaataaatttctgcgACCCACACAAAAGACAACAAATTATATCAGGCTAA GATTTTTCTCTAACGGTTCAGAAGAATATCAGAGACAGAATGATATATTTATCTCAGAGCAAAAACGGCAGCGGGACACTGTGGGCcgtattgaaaaaattgatattcaaTATGAAGGACCGCTTGAAAACTCAAATTTGGTTATGAATAAGAACATTTCAACTCCCTTTGACTGTGCCAAAC ATCTGAGAGATAAAGTTAGGAACCGTTCAGTGGTGGCTTTAATAAACCGGACCAGTATCTGGCACATGCACAAACCCCTCCCTGAATCATGCATGTTAGACTTCTTGCACTATCAAAACCCAAATCCCAGTATAGTGAATAAGGTTTTTTGGAGGACTTGCAGTTTTCTTTTAGGGGCTGTAGCCTCCAATGCATTTAAGTCTAATGTAGAACTTAATTTGCATAGCTTTCCTAGTCCGAATG ttaaatctGGTAGTTTTGTCTATGACATTCAACTAGCATTGGACAACTGGGAGCCAACAAAATCAGAGCTCAAAGTATTGTCAATagaatttattaagttttgcCAGAACGAATATCCAATTGAATGCCTTGATGTGGAAAAGGACATTGCcctagaaatatttaaaaacaatccTCATAAAACAGAGCAAATACCAGATATTGCCGCTCATAATGGGGAGAAAGTGACCTTATTTAAAGTGGGTCCTCACATTGACATTAGCAGAGGGCCTATGTTGCCTAATACCAACCATGTAGGGCGTGTCACTGTTAGCAATGTTATAAAGTTGGATACAGACATTAAAGGGACTCCAGTGTACAGGTTTCAAGGAGTGGCATTGCCTAGAGATATAATGTTGAACCATTATGCTTACAGTCTGATTGAGGATAGGgcaaaaattcttaattctgGGAGAATTCCAGGGAGCCATGGGACTTTGAATGAGGATAATAGTTTTGTAGCTCATATTAGtcaataa